Proteins found in one Arcobacter sp. F2176 genomic segment:
- a CDS encoding VirB8/TrbF family protein, translated as MNIFKRPAVHYAKPPEPETPYQQAAQVWDNRIGSARVQAKNWRYMAFGSLILSAGFAGALVIQSARGTVVPWVVQVDK; from the coding sequence ATGAACATCTTCAAGCGACCCGCCGTGCATTACGCCAAGCCGCCCGAACCCGAGACGCCTTACCAGCAAGCCGCGCAGGTCTGGGATAACCGCATCGGCTCGGCCCGCGTGCAGGCCAAGAACTGGCGCTACATGGCCTTCGGCTCGCTCATTCTCTCGGCGGGCTTCGCCGGGGCGCTCGTCATCCAGTCCGCACGCGGGACCGTCGTACCGTGGGTTGTCCAGGTCGATAAA